tggaccaaaaagatctagatgaaggagctgcaaaggaacagaagttgatactttattcttagcagtaaaggaagttttcacctgttttccaagttggcaagctgaacaaggttctattttcttgtacttcagctttggtagtcctcgaaccagatcatgagaagatatcttccgaagaagatccatgtgaacatggCCAAGACGTCTATGCCACAGATCTTGTTGTTCTTGAACGGTAGCTAGACAAATTTCTTCTtgctgttcatcaaaatctaatacgaaaatatttccttttcttttggcaactaaagcaaactcgttagtATGAGTGCCAATATAGCATACATCTTTATCGAACTTAACCTTATGACCagcatcagtaagttgacttacactaataagattatatttcaaaccatcaactaaacgaacattagaaatggcaaacctgtcattaccaatggtgccttttccaataattctgacggtgtttgaatctccaagagtaactaagccaccttccttggcaactagagatagaaacttggatttatcacctgtcatgtgacgtgaacaaccactgtcgatgatccatttatttcgcggaacatggaccttcaaacaaacctgcaagaattgctttatcccttaggtacccacttaaacttgggtcctggttggttagtatcacaaatcttatataaatgtctatctgatttcttaatccacatctgaacaatattaacagaagtattagcagatttatatctagtagacgatttataagatgagttagaggagtggcccttgataccacataatctagattcagatgtagggtggccagctttgccacaatctcgacatttctcataaggcatcttatatttcataggagctcgcttataaccgccttgaaatgcacgtttcttgattgactcacatcctaaacctcctttatcaagagaagatttttgttcaccaagaagagcattcaaagttccttctccatgaaaacatttagctaaatccttttcaagctgttcgactttctgctttaattcaggaacaaggggatcaggagcactgtcttctttaacggtttctgaatcaacagatattgactctttcttcaaggcttcaaggcatacatccttcatctcaatctcatttttgagatattgattttcttcagtaagttttgaaaccctttcaagcaatgatttgttctcagcaactagggcttcttccttcatggggtcatccatttcactaagaacttcacttaaagcttgctttaaataagcattcttttctttcaacttcttgacctggacctgcaaatttaaaatagacgaagatatatttgaattatacttaatattctgtacctcatcattatcactggagtcgtcctctagtccagcaaagcaaagttgagcaacttcatcgtctgaatcgatctccacatcagattcatcatcactccaggtaattaatgccttctttttgttcttcagcttgtagcagtcctttttgaagtgccctttctttccacactcaaaacaagtatccttgctttgattcactttaacctccttgctcggattagatttgaagtccttcttcggaaactgtgacttcataggtcgtttggaaacattccgtttggcaagaaatttatgaaacttctttgttagaagagcaatctcttcatcagaatcatcaggagactcatccatctgcattaagtgcaagagttttcttacgaggagcttcatcttcttcatcatatctacgtagctgattttcgaattcctccaattcactgaacagtgttagagtatccatagtcgaaagaagtgttgaatcctgcagaatggtaacctttggagcaaacttctttggcattgctctgaggattttcctatttatctcagattgaggaatgatccgttccagaagtgagatggagttcatcaatgtcagaaacctcccttgagcatctcgcacgctttcatctctttccaacctgaaaccttcatagtcactcattagcatacttaattttacttcacgtaccttagatgtgccttcgtggctgactttgatcgtatcccaaatctgcttggcagtagtacatgctgagacttttcttaattctgtagctaccatgccattgagaagtgaattcatagctttagcattggaattcattgcgttcacttcttcaggagagagatccttgagagattttggctttccttctttcataggaattgtgaaaccattttctacagcatcccattcaaatgcatcacgctggagaaagattttcattcgaaacttccagtcattgtagttttcagcaccatgaagcagtggtggataattgtttgaatacctatctggttgagccatggatcgctagcaaaataaacactaaaaagagaattaaatgcacctgctctgataccaaatgaaattcgatggctcgatagataaaataatattctaactgtcaaggcaaatgggacagtctcttatgcaaatgggacagtccctttacaaatgagacagggtatgagacagtctcaattacactgcagaaaataaataacagaaataaaatgcagaatgctgaaaactgaaaagtaaaaaacaccagaagttttcacttggttcggcccctacacctagtctatggcctacatccaagtccccatgccaactagcatagagaatgtattatatcaactttaataaaagaacttacaatcttttccttgattacaaatatagcacctgaaagaaaccctttcccaagctaccttgctacctagcccactgctattccttagccttctagctaccttgctatactttgaaatcaagcttgccacaacccggcacaaagttgatatgaatacactattcagttacaagaataaacaaattgattacaactcaaactaggtttcttgtttttctggatatgaatatctcgggtatgaaacaagaaaatgatttcagatgttgaaagattctcgtgaaagtgttagctacaaatctgaaatgaagagttgtatttataagcaaagttctaacagatttattttcaaacacaagataaggttggaagataagtttgtttgaaaatatttgaatgaaactttgaaactaatctgttagtacgtttgaaaaagagataaatcaagtaaagagataaggcttgagagatttaaacttgatttataagataaggtggtgagtttgtttgagataaggtttatccagataaacaagattaacacaaaaccctaacaaacTTAATCCTGAGAAATAGCCTCTGCTGAAACTTCTGAACAAACTGCAAAGCTTGAATCTCGATTATTTGCATTCTGAATATCATCATAAACTCGTAGATTAACATGTAGATGTTCAATTACTGCTTTCCTTTGCTGGAAGGCAATTGGTGAGGGATATCAAGTTGTGGCCATAATGGGAATGAATGATTGTATTGAAACTAGATGTGTCCACCTTTAACCTACTAACATAGCCTACAGGAATATTGAGTttacataaacaagaattttgattAGACTTTTGTggatttattttaaatctttctTGATCTGGGGATTTGATTCATTCTAAAAAGAAATATGGACTATTTTGATGCAAGGTGGTGAGACTTGGCTCGGGTGCCTGTTAATCTTTGGTTCGTGTGAATCATAGGATCTCCGCTATGGTAACTAGCAATTTAGCTCTTCAAAATTATGTCAAAATATTGGCTAATCCTAAATTTAATTAGTCAAATTTACATTTTGCTCTGAACAATGCTAGATATTTGGCTTTTTTGATTGTGGTCTTGTTTAAAGTAAGCAAAGGTAATAAATAGTAAACTGCCGAGAGAAATTAGTTATCAAATTTTTTGAGTCATTAGCATATGAGACATCTTGCCTCTCGGAATTTAGCTTGTCAAAGTAGACTCTCCGAGGAAATAGCGAGTCATGTCACCACCATGGGAGTGCCTCGCTAGTCGCTCCTGACTCTTTATATGGCCAGTTATATTAAAACTTTGAAATGTTAGAACATCTCGTTAATTAGCGATCCGCTCTCTAACCTAGTATCATATGTTGGTCGAATTTTATTCAGGTTACCCAGGTTGTATCCAAAATATTTCTATGTTATTGGGCATCTTTAAAACTTTTTCAATTTTTTGCACTATCATATTACCATCTTTGACCTTTTATATTCATGTATTTAAGATATGTTacaaaattttttattaatttttaaaattttaaattatatggTAATCTCTACTAATAATAGtcttataataatatattttttagtCCCTATGATTATTATATAGAGGTTTTATTGTAGCTTCACCACTAATTTTATTATCAGAGCTGTACAAAATTAAACACAAAAACCGACTCAAGGGAAAGGAGAAAAAAAAATTGGTGCGGTGGTCGAGCTCTTATATCTTTGAAATTATACTCCTGGGTCAGGACTCAGGGGTTCGATAGCCAGTGAGATATAGAGCACGGAGGCTCGTCATGTCTCTCTAATTTCAGCTAGCCAAAGCAGGCTATCCAAACAAATAAAGAGCCATATCATTTTTATGGAACATTGCACTCTACTAGAGGATAACTCTCTGTAGATTTTGTAGAGGTATGTCAGTCATCTTGTTAAATATGTTCTCGTGTCATCCCCATTAGCCGTCGGAATGACTCTTCAATCAGATATAACGCATAGATTAGTCAAAATTTAATGAGTAAAATTCATGTTTTGGCCAAATTATTAGAGCTACAGAAACTGGTTTACCTAAATTTGATCCTCGAGAATAATAATTACCTTAATTATCCAACTTAATGAGCGGGTCATGGGTTAATGGCACATTCTTTGAATGTTAATACCGCTACATTCACTTTCCCACATGACAAATACAATTTCTCATAAACAATCTCCATTACAAGATTGCTTGCAAGAACAAGTTCTCCTAGAAATGTATTATTACAGAATTCCAAACATTTCATCATAATCATCCTTACTTGAAACTAATGCATTACACTTACAAATCACTACCATTACACATAATTAACCCAGCTGTGCTTAATCCTCCACATTCTTGAAGGGCTTGTATGTCTTGAGATCCGTAGCCAGGCCCTGTATCGATCCGGCAGCTGCCACGATTGACACAACCAAACACACCCAACTCAAAATCTTAAGCCACACCCAGGTAGAGGAGAATTTttgaagctttgtacgggcaaTGTACATTTCTATGGGGAAGTATACAGTTAATGGATAGAAAGAAGCAGCACCGATTAGCCCCAAGAAATCATTGAAAAACGGTAGTATCATGGCGATCACAGAGGTGATAACTACATACGTTGTTCGCCACACCATCCTGAACAAGTTAATATTCCACTCACCACAGAATGGAACGGGAATGGTGTACTCAGAGCTTATGAATTTGCTCTCAGGCCATCGTTTGCTGCATCTCGACTCCACAAATCCAAATATGGGTTGTGCAAACACCTATTTTTTTGGAAAGGAGAATAATATATATGTTAAAAAGAAAGACACTCTTGACAATGAAATTACATTTGACACAGGTACTTAACCTGATATGCACCGATGAGATGAACTGCAATGCAGACATTGGCGAAGTCAATTAGCCAATAGGGCTCGTAGAAACCAAAACCAGTGAGAAAGTTTCCGGGTGCCTTGTTTCCAAATGCAGCATAACCAAAACAGCCACATAACATATAAAACATAGTTGTAGTGGACACTCCAGCCAAGGAAGCTTTTTTCATGACTTTGTTTTCTGCTGGAGGAGATCTTAGTGTATCCTGTTTAACGAAATTTACAATTCAAGTAGTAAAATGAGAAAAAAAACAGGGAAAGGAAAAAAAAGGGTGAAGTATTGGATTCTTTTAATAAAAAATTTCTCATTTCATTATGGAATTAGAACATGGAGCAATAAATTTTGGTAGTTGTATATAAAATTTTGTTTATGTCTTGTGAAAATTAACTTATCATAATGTCCGATATTCAGCTAGCCACTTCTTTTACaaacttttttttttaattatagcTTCTTCAAACCTAGTATTAGGCAAATAAGAACCCAAGTAATATATGTTATAACAACTTAGCCAATATTCTCCCAGCACCAAACATTAGTCCAAGACTACAAGTAGAGTTTTATAGTGAGATAGTGCCAAACCATCAACATTTGGACCTTTTTATTGAGTGACACATAATGTAATAAGTGACACCAATTATAAGAGAACAAAATCAATTTTTAACAAGAGCCATGTAAAAAAAGAATGGCTGGCAAGTAAAGAGGTGGAAATTCCACCAGAAAAGACAGGGGGTTCTTTTCACATGAAAGAAATATTTATATGTTAACATTCAAAAATAATGAAGGGCATATATCTCCCCATGTAAAATGTATATGGACCATCAATTTCATTGTCCATATTTTAACAATTTACATTCATTCATTTATATTCTCTAACCAAATCTATGTCTATGCACATGGAGTAATCACCTTAAACTCAGGAATGCCTTAGATTTAAGTGGGCCCGGACAAAGCACAACATTTGTTTGGAGATGATATCTCAGTATTACAACCCCTCATTAACATGAACAACTGAGCTGATCACCACTACAATAAATACACATTGATATACCAAACTATAGTTGGTTTTATAAAACTTAGTTTGAAAAGGAGTGTACGAGAGACACTATGAATGACGCACACATTCAATGTCTTCTTTGAAAGACTTTTACTATGACATAACTCAATTAATATGGCACACATATCAACTGAAGATAGACCtggaaacaaaaacaaatttggTGTCATATACTAAATATACACACTCCCTTTTCAAATTGTTTGGTATTAGTTGAACTTTATCTCTAAACACATTCATTGCTCAGAGATATATGCAATCAGCATAGAGTGACACACATGTGTATACATAAGCGTGTAGATAAGAGAAGTTATACAGAAAAATGTAGTCCTCcttaaaaattagaaaattaatgCAGGTAAGTAGGATTTATAGAGGCTTAAAAAAGAGATGTATAGAGAATTGAATATAGAGAATGCATGCCTGAATTTCAATAAGGACGGTAGAATAATTATAAGCAAAAGCTATATCTCCGATAGACTGAAATGTTCTCCAAATCTTTTCTGCCCCGGAAACATCCACTCCAACTGTTGTCCCTGTCATAGTTGTCTTTGGATGTGCACCGTCTCCTTCAAATTCCATTCATCAATTAAAACAACATTTATAAACATACACGTGCATTGTATTTAAAAGCAAAAATACCATTAGTCACAACCCTACAGAGACTAAATTTACCTGCAACTTTGGCTATAGAAAGTGCAAGGCCGATGGAGGAGTAAGCAAAAGACATGACAGCGGCAAGAATAGAAAGCCATGAGAGCTTATGAAAGTTCGGTATCTGACTTAAAACTATCTGAATTGCTGCAAATACCGACATGTATGGATAATTAGAAACAGAACAAAGTTTATGGTCATGAGTTCCTTTGTTGTGGAAGCAGTCAGACCTGCTCACAGCCCTGTATAACAGTCACATAAACCACATTAATCATTTTATAACAATAAAATTGCCTATTCAACAGAAAAAGCAGTATAAAAATTACTTACACCATACTAATGGATGCAGTAATTGTGTATCCAATGGTGACTCCAATTAGATTTCCATATTGAGCTAATCCACATAGCTGAACCTTGAAACCTCCTGAGCAACCAAATATATATACCATATTTCAAATATTGCCATCCAATATTATTGCAGAAAAATTATGTAATTAAATAGTTAAAAATATAAACTACTAAAGCTCGAGTTTCCACTCAGAGATAATATTAACCCTCCATTTACTGACAAGAACAAACAAAACCAAATTATCTATACTGTTTGAGACATCTAAACAAGATTTCAATTTCAATAAAAGAGCATGCAAGATACAAATTTAAAATTCCACAAAATGTTTTTCTATTTATGCACACAACAATTATTGATAACAATAATTTATTAACTTACATGTATATCCGAAAAGAAAAGGGTAAAAATACCTAAATGAGACCGAACCACATCCATGTAAGTGTAGTTTCTTTTGCCGGAAACAGGGTCAGGTGATCGGTAACTATCAGCCAATAAAGTCGACGTAAAATAAGTAATAAATGAGAAAATTAGCAGAACCGCCGTGCCAGTAACCCAACCCAACTGTGCTATAGCCCATGCAAGAGACAAAACTCCAGATCCAATTACTGCTGTTATTATATGTGCACTCGCGGTAAGTAATGTTCCTGCACTCCAAATCCATAGATTAAAATTTAATTTCATCAACAACACACTCTTTGGCTTATGTCTGACACACGTTTCTAGGCAAAATGTAACATTTCTGAATCAAAACATCTAAAGAGTCTTTTTAGatataaaaaaataatgtaaATTCGAACTCACTTGGATTTTTATACATAAGTGCACAAGAATTATCTAAAATGAACATGCAGACAGGTAGATGC
The sequence above is drawn from the Apium graveolens cultivar Ventura chromosome 2, ASM990537v1, whole genome shotgun sequence genome and encodes:
- the LOC141706950 gene encoding amino acid permease 6-like, with the protein product MANQAQKEAFYTEKLEDGDILKNFDDDGRSKRTGTLLTASAHIITAVIGSGVLSLAWAIAQLGWVTGTAVLLIFSFITYFTSTLLADSYRSPDPVSGKRNYTYMDVVRSHLGGFKVQLCGLAQYGNLIGVTIGYTITASISMVAVSRSDCFHNKGTHDHKLCSVSNYPYMSVFAAIQIVLSQIPNFHKLSWLSILAAVMSFAYSSIGLALSIAKVAGDGAHPKTTMTGTTVGVDVSGAEKIWRTFQSIGDIAFAYNYSTVLIEIQDTLRSPPAENKVMKKASLAGVSTTTMFYMLCGCFGYAAFGNKAPGNFLTGFGFYEPYWLIDFANVCIAVHLIGAYQVFAQPIFGFVESRCSKRWPESKFISSEYTIPVPFCGEWNINLFRMVWRTTYVVITSVIAMILPFFNDFLGLIGAASFYPLTVYFPIEMYIARTKLQKFSSTWVWLKILSWVCLVVSIVAAAGSIQGLATDLKTYKPFKNVED